In Nitrospirota bacterium, the following are encoded in one genomic region:
- a CDS encoding rhomboid family intramembrane serine protease — MIPLHDDNPTEITPVVTIALIVACALVFFYEASLPQELAEAFIFRYGAIPAVLLGHEAESQGLPPDVVALPVFASLLTSMFLHGGWMHLIGNMLYLWIFGNNIEDAMGHGRFVIFYVTCGVLAALSHALIDPASAVPMVGASGAISGVLGAYLLLYPHARVLVLIPLGFFSRVMYVPAGFVLGFWFVLQLLSGGLSLGRQGGGVAFFAHIGGFLAGMALIGLFKRPEVRFFAPRRHWSRWHSDW, encoded by the coding sequence ATGATCCCGCTGCACGACGACAACCCGACCGAGATCACTCCCGTCGTCACGATCGCGCTCATCGTCGCCTGCGCGCTGGTCTTCTTCTACGAAGCCTCGCTGCCGCAGGAATTGGCCGAGGCCTTCATCTTCCGCTACGGCGCGATCCCCGCAGTCCTGCTCGGGCACGAGGCCGAGTCGCAGGGCCTGCCGCCCGACGTCGTCGCCCTCCCCGTCTTCGCCAGCCTGCTGACCAGCATGTTCCTGCACGGAGGCTGGATGCACCTGATCGGAAACATGCTCTACCTCTGGATCTTCGGCAACAACATCGAAGACGCGATGGGGCACGGGCGGTTCGTGATCTTCTACGTGACCTGCGGCGTCCTCGCCGCCCTCAGCCACGCGCTGATTGATCCCGCTTCGGCCGTGCCGATGGTGGGGGCGAGCGGGGCCATCTCGGGCGTGCTCGGGGCCTACCTGTTGCTCTACCCCCACGCACGGGTGCTCGTGCTGATTCCGCTGGGCTTTTTCAGCCGGGTGATGTACGTGCCGGCGGGGTTCGTCCTGGGCTTCTGGTTCGTGCTGCAACTGTTGAGCGGCGGGTTGAGCCTGGGGCGGCAGGGAGGCGGGGTCGCCTTCTTCGCCCACATCGGCGGGTTTCTGGCGGGGATGGCCCTGATCGGGCTCTTCAAGCGGCCGGAGGTCCGCTTCTTCGCCCCCCGCCGCCACTGGTCCCGCTGGCACTCCGACTGGTAG
- a CDS encoding 5-(carboxyamino)imidazole ribonucleotide synthase, giving the protein MAERMEPGATIGVLGGGQLGAMFAMAARRLGYRLAVWDPDQDAPALKLADLPISASFTDPRAFEQFAQAVRAATYEWENVPAVLCEALERRLPVRPAGRILEIIQNRVAQKSFFSTGGLPVAPFREVTLAADLPAAAGAVGFPCLCKTATSGYDGKGQWRLLHAADLRALQEQIGTQRGQWVVEPFLAFDKELSVLVVRGEDGDRRLYPVVENVHEAGILRTTRVPAEIDPRTAERAAVLAGSAVEKLEGVGVFCVELFLMRDGQLFVNEVAPRPHNSGHYTLDACTVSQFEQQVRAVCGLPLGEARLLCPAVMVNLLDEDLHRATAGEGLTSLAGTPGAKLHVYGKKSVRPGRKMGHVTFLAEKPEQAWQAAARLQRMLNHP; this is encoded by the coding sequence ATGGCAGAGCGGATGGAACCAGGCGCGACGATCGGAGTCCTGGGCGGGGGACAGTTGGGGGCCATGTTCGCGATGGCGGCCCGCCGCCTCGGCTACCGGCTGGCGGTCTGGGACCCGGACCAGGACGCCCCCGCGCTCAAGCTGGCGGATCTCCCGATCAGCGCCTCCTTTACCGACCCACGGGCCTTCGAGCAGTTCGCTCAGGCCGTCCGAGCGGCGACCTACGAGTGGGAAAACGTCCCGGCCGTCCTGTGCGAGGCGTTGGAGCGGCGCCTGCCGGTCAGGCCGGCCGGACGCATCCTCGAGATTATCCAGAACCGCGTCGCGCAGAAATCCTTCTTCTCCACCGGCGGGCTACCGGTGGCGCCGTTCCGCGAGGTGACCCTTGCGGCCGATTTGCCGGCCGCAGCGGGGGCGGTCGGTTTCCCCTGTCTCTGCAAGACCGCCACGTCCGGCTACGACGGCAAAGGCCAGTGGCGTTTGCTGCATGCTGCCGACCTCCGCGCTCTCCAGGAGCAGATCGGGACGCAACGGGGCCAGTGGGTCGTCGAGCCGTTCCTGGCCTTCGACAAGGAGCTCTCGGTCCTCGTGGTGCGGGGAGAGGACGGGGACCGGCGCCTCTATCCGGTCGTGGAGAACGTCCACGAGGCCGGCATCCTCCGGACGACCCGCGTGCCGGCCGAGATTGATCCGCGGACTGCCGAGCGTGCGGCCGTCCTGGCCGGCTCAGCCGTGGAGAAACTGGAGGGAGTCGGGGTCTTCTGCGTCGAGCTGTTCCTGATGCGGGACGGGCAGCTCTTTGTCAACGAAGTGGCTCCGCGGCCGCACAACTCCGGCCACTACACGCTGGACGCCTGCACCGTCTCCCAGTTCGAGCAGCAGGTGCGGGCGGTCTGCGGCCTCCCGCTCGGCGAAGCGCGGCTGCTCTGTCCCGCCGTCATGGTCAACCTGCTGGACGAGGATCTGCATCGCGCGACCGCCGGCGAGGGCCTGACCTCTCTGGCGGGCACGCCCGGGGCCAAGCTGCACGTGTACGGGAAGAAATCCGTCCGCCCCGGCCGCAAGATGGGCCACGTCACCTTCCTGGCCGAGAAGCCGGAGCAGGCCTGGCAGGCGGCAGCGCGCCTCCAGCGAATGCTGAACCATCCATAA
- a CDS encoding biotin/lipoyl-binding protein, with translation MPSIKDSIKGRIHSLVSQPTGLEDIEVDDLAASARLQSWEAVQIPERLRFNARLAVKLILLFALVIAFVPWTQTITATGQLSAYSPYERPQNIEAQIMARIKKWHVFEGSRVKQGDTIVELSDVDPQFLSPDLLSLLEQRRVSLEQTRKAALERAEQLDVRIREMQNLVKAAVPSAEARVVEAENRVREAEQRVAAAKIEVDTAELNVNRHRQLAEQGLVSQRELELTIQAAIGSKANLQAAEAVLKAAKQGMKALSFGRDQVSAEVLQRLLEAEAARAGAFAEAARAADQLADVSLRLSNAIQRREYSRVMAPIDGTVVRMAQVGPGETVRVGDVLVRISPASADKAVELVADGLDAPLLNAGRKVRLLFYGIPAIPLPAWPELMAGTFGGVIKVVDQVDDGKGNFRFWVVPDLEDRPWPEQAHVRQGTKVMGWVILNRVPLWYELWRRFNLFPPDYQEGPPTLLDTLLPKAGRGAK, from the coding sequence ATGCCTTCCATCAAAGACAGCATCAAGGGGCGAATTCACTCGCTGGTCTCCCAGCCGACCGGGCTGGAGGACATCGAGGTGGACGATCTCGCCGCCTCGGCCAGGCTCCAGTCCTGGGAAGCGGTCCAGATTCCGGAGCGGCTCCGCTTCAACGCCCGGCTGGCCGTCAAACTCATTCTCCTGTTCGCCCTCGTCATCGCCTTCGTGCCCTGGACCCAGACCATCACGGCGACCGGTCAGCTCTCCGCCTACTCGCCTTACGAGCGGCCCCAGAACATCGAAGCCCAGATCATGGCCCGCATCAAGAAGTGGCACGTGTTCGAAGGCAGCCGCGTGAAGCAGGGCGACACGATCGTGGAGTTGAGCGACGTGGACCCCCAGTTCCTGTCCCCCGATCTGCTCTCGCTCCTGGAGCAGCGGAGAGTCTCTCTCGAGCAGACCCGCAAGGCGGCCCTCGAACGGGCCGAGCAATTGGACGTGCGGATCAGGGAAATGCAGAACTTGGTCAAGGCCGCCGTCCCCTCCGCGGAGGCGCGCGTGGTCGAAGCGGAAAACCGGGTGCGCGAGGCGGAGCAGCGCGTCGCGGCGGCCAAGATCGAGGTGGACACGGCCGAGCTGAACGTGAACCGGCACCGGCAACTGGCCGAGCAAGGCCTCGTGTCCCAGCGGGAACTGGAGTTGACGATCCAGGCCGCCATTGGCAGCAAGGCCAATTTGCAGGCGGCGGAGGCCGTGTTGAAGGCGGCCAAGCAGGGCATGAAGGCCCTGAGCTTCGGCCGGGACCAGGTGAGCGCCGAAGTGCTCCAGCGCCTGCTGGAGGCCGAAGCGGCCCGGGCCGGCGCCTTCGCCGAGGCGGCCCGCGCGGCGGACCAGTTGGCCGACGTCTCGTTGCGCCTCTCGAATGCCATCCAGCGGCGCGAGTACAGCCGCGTGATGGCGCCGATCGACGGCACCGTCGTGCGGATGGCCCAGGTCGGCCCCGGCGAGACCGTCCGGGTCGGAGACGTCCTCGTGCGCATCTCCCCGGCGAGCGCCGACAAGGCCGTCGAGCTGGTGGCGGACGGGCTCGACGCCCCCCTGCTGAACGCCGGCCGCAAGGTGCGGCTCCTGTTCTACGGCATCCCCGCGATCCCGCTCCCCGCCTGGCCCGAGCTGATGGCCGGGACTTTCGGCGGCGTGATCAAGGTCGTGGACCAGGTGGACGACGGCAAGGGGAACTTCCGCTTCTGGGTCGTCCCTGATCTGGAGGACCGTCCCTGGCCCGAGCAGGCCCACGTCCGGCAGGGCACCAAGGTGATGGGCTGGGTGATCCTGAACCGGGTGCCCCTCTGGTACGAGCTCTGGCGCCGGTTCAACCTGTTCCCGCCCGACTATCAGGAGGGTCCGCCGACGTTGCTCGACACGCTCTTACCCAAAGCCGGTCGAGGTGCCAAGTAG
- a CDS encoding phosphoesterase: MSRSPQSERQPSRPPAQAPDIVLYHAECADGFGAAWAIWKRFPSARYLAVKHGFPPPDGLAGRHVVIVDFSYPRDLLETVAKQAASLLVLDHHITAQKALAGLPYAYFDQKKSGAVLAWEWAHREPVPWLLKYIQDKDLWEWALPASREISAALASYPYDFRLWDGLRQETLEAEGRAILRYENELVDKIVAEAVTVSFHGQTVPAVQSAVLTSQIGERLAKGRPFCIIWHDRDGRRYFSLRSAPEGADVGAIASAHGGGGHTHAAGFSVPLPPDGSSPLDSLKTATG; encoded by the coding sequence ATGAGCCGGTCGCCCCAATCCGAGCGCCAGCCGTCCCGACCCCCGGCCCAGGCTCCCGACATCGTGCTGTACCACGCCGAGTGCGCCGACGGCTTCGGCGCCGCCTGGGCGATCTGGAAGCGATTTCCCTCGGCCCGCTATCTGGCGGTCAAGCACGGGTTCCCCCCGCCGGACGGCCTGGCCGGCCGGCACGTCGTGATCGTGGACTTCAGCTACCCGCGCGACCTCCTCGAAACCGTGGCGAAGCAGGCGGCCAGCCTGCTCGTGCTGGACCATCACATCACCGCGCAGAAGGCCCTGGCCGGTCTCCCCTACGCCTATTTCGACCAGAAGAAGTCCGGCGCGGTCCTCGCCTGGGAATGGGCGCACCGGGAGCCGGTGCCGTGGCTGCTGAAGTACATCCAGGACAAGGACCTGTGGGAATGGGCCCTGCCGGCCAGCCGCGAGATCAGCGCCGCCCTCGCCTCTTATCCCTACGACTTCCGTCTGTGGGACGGTCTGCGGCAGGAAACCCTGGAGGCGGAGGGCCGGGCGATCCTCCGCTACGAGAACGAACTGGTGGACAAGATCGTAGCGGAGGCGGTGACGGTCTCCTTCCACGGCCAGACCGTGCCGGCCGTGCAGAGCGCCGTCCTGACCAGCCAGATCGGGGAGCGGCTGGCGAAGGGGCGCCCGTTCTGCATCATCTGGCACGATCGCGACGGACGCCGTTACTTCAGCCTCCGCTCCGCCCCCGAAGGCGCCGACGTGGGCGCCATCGCGTCGGCGCACGGCGGAGGCGGCCACACCCACGCGGCCGGCTTCTCGGTGCCGTTGCCGCCGGACGGATCCTCCCCGCTCGATTCGCTCAAAACAGCCACTGGCTAG
- a CDS encoding LOG family protein: MGTNETLSNQPGRLPLTNEEILRQVQVLLEQPDGDLRTVLLKELLLGVLKVTESQLDTLDLKILNRSLKELRHAFRVFRPYRHRSKVSVFGSARTPPDDPHYQLAVRFARLVVQRGYMVITGGADGIMKACHEGAGKEHSFGVNILLPFEQGANTVIADDPKLITFKYFFTRKLMFMKESDAIALFPGGFGTQDEGFEVLTLIQTGKSQPKPIVCLQAPGSRYWDRWRSFITDQLLPDRLISEEDLGLFRICESAESAVEEFERFHRNYHSIRFVNGLLVVRIRQRLSASQLRQIHEDFSDLLAGGSFELRGPLPEEADEPTLDLLPRLVFQYNRRSAGRLRALIDRLNSLSPEPTRRAEPAKSTRHAA; this comes from the coding sequence ATGGGAACGAACGAGACGCTCAGCAACCAGCCAGGCCGGCTCCCGTTGACGAACGAGGAAATCCTCCGGCAGGTCCAGGTTCTGCTCGAGCAGCCGGACGGCGACCTGCGCACCGTCCTGCTGAAAGAGCTGCTCCTGGGGGTCCTGAAGGTCACGGAGTCCCAGCTCGACACCCTGGACCTCAAGATCCTCAACCGGAGCCTGAAGGAGCTCCGCCACGCCTTCCGGGTCTTCCGGCCTTACCGTCACCGGTCCAAGGTCAGCGTGTTCGGGTCGGCCAGGACGCCGCCCGACGATCCCCACTATCAGTTGGCGGTCCGCTTCGCCCGCCTGGTGGTCCAGCGGGGCTACATGGTCATCACCGGCGGGGCGGACGGGATCATGAAGGCCTGCCACGAGGGAGCCGGCAAGGAGCACAGCTTCGGGGTCAACATCCTCCTCCCCTTCGAGCAGGGGGCCAACACGGTGATCGCGGACGACCCCAAGCTGATCACGTTCAAATATTTCTTCACCCGCAAGCTGATGTTCATGAAGGAGTCCGACGCCATCGCTCTGTTCCCCGGCGGGTTCGGCACCCAGGACGAGGGGTTCGAGGTCCTGACGTTGATCCAGACCGGCAAGAGCCAGCCCAAGCCAATCGTCTGCCTGCAGGCGCCCGGCAGCCGGTACTGGGACCGCTGGCGCTCGTTCATCACCGACCAGCTCCTCCCCGACCGGCTCATCAGCGAAGAGGACCTGGGCCTGTTCCGGATTTGCGAGTCGGCGGAGTCCGCCGTCGAGGAGTTCGAGCGCTTTCACCGGAACTACCATTCGATCCGGTTCGTCAACGGGCTTCTGGTCGTGCGCATCAGACAGCGGCTGTCCGCGTCTCAGCTCCGGCAGATCCACGAGGACTTCTCGGACCTGCTGGCGGGCGGGTCGTTCGAGCTTCGGGGACCGCTGCCCGAAGAAGCCGACGAGCCGACTCTGGATCTCCTACCCCGCCTGGTCTTCCAGTACAACCGCCGGAGCGCCGGCCGGCTGCGGGCGCTCATTGACCGCCTCAACTCCCTCTCTCCCGAGCCGACCCGGCGAGCCGAGCCGGCAAAGTCCACCAGGCACGCGGCTTGA
- a CDS encoding DUF692 family multinuclear iron-containing protein: MTTVEREFRNRAAHIPWHGLGLSVDVYSPDLFELAETLAGRGAVPGYWEVFRAAQPALAEVRRRLPDALLEYHGEGLWLTQPDWTTAYPFNGELDEAAAHLRTLGSHWMTHECAAKQMAGHTFGTYLPPLYTAVGAEVAAGNLALTQRRLDRDGEAEAGFGPLVLLEMPPLTYFGLGDLPIPEFFRLVAERTPCGLVLDIGHLWTVYRYAGWWRREPLPAFVADFLDAFPLERVVQIHVAGLAEHVTDAAGPSQGPPRWIDAHGSPIPEVLEDLLEQILAHPRLVNLRGLALEVDTKPISRIVVEFERFRERFGRALERWRSVPENVLLSDGRDGREVELNPVDSTTAARLLNRYGDYARFVTGHPSGELPSLEADPDMMELYRRTYLPYEILHWGGELRDMFPATCLALEEAGVPLGSFVAFWFREPRPCGEPYDFFLRKLDRFTAFVREVLPQAAPLVQQEADGLRSGYRAACERVSA, from the coding sequence ATGACGACTGTCGAGCGCGAGTTTCGCAACCGAGCAGCGCATATTCCATGGCACGGGCTCGGTCTGTCCGTGGACGTCTATTCCCCGGACCTGTTCGAGCTGGCGGAGACGCTGGCCGGTCGGGGGGCCGTTCCCGGCTACTGGGAGGTGTTCAGGGCGGCGCAACCGGCCCTGGCCGAGGTGCGGCGCCGGCTGCCCGACGCCCTGCTGGAATATCACGGGGAGGGGCTGTGGCTCACCCAGCCCGATTGGACGACCGCCTATCCGTTCAACGGCGAGCTGGATGAGGCGGCGGCCCACCTGCGCACCCTCGGCAGCCACTGGATGACGCACGAATGCGCCGCCAAGCAGATGGCCGGCCATACCTTTGGCACCTACTTGCCGCCCCTCTATACCGCCGTCGGCGCCGAGGTCGCGGCCGGGAATCTGGCCCTGACGCAGAGGCGGCTGGATCGTGACGGGGAGGCGGAGGCCGGCTTCGGCCCGCTCGTGCTGTTGGAAATGCCGCCGCTCACCTATTTCGGGCTCGGCGACCTGCCCATCCCGGAGTTTTTCCGGCTCGTGGCCGAACGGACCCCCTGCGGACTGGTCCTGGACATCGGGCATCTCTGGACCGTGTACCGGTACGCCGGTTGGTGGCGGCGGGAACCGCTGCCGGCCTTCGTCGCCGACTTCCTGGACGCTTTTCCGTTGGAGCGGGTCGTCCAAATTCACGTGGCCGGCCTTGCGGAGCATGTCACGGACGCGGCTGGCCCTTCCCAGGGTCCCCCGCGGTGGATTGATGCCCACGGCTCGCCCATCCCGGAGGTGCTCGAAGACCTGTTGGAGCAGATTCTGGCCCATCCCCGGCTCGTCAACCTCCGGGGGTTGGCTCTGGAGGTGGACACCAAGCCTATCTCCCGGATCGTGGTGGAGTTCGAGCGATTCCGCGAACGGTTCGGCCGGGCGCTGGAACGGTGGAGGTCGGTACCCGAGAACGTCCTGTTATCGGATGGTCGCGACGGGCGGGAGGTCGAGCTCAATCCCGTTGATTCTACGACGGCAGCCCGGCTGCTGAACCGGTATGGGGACTATGCCCGGTTCGTCACGGGACATCCGTCGGGCGAATTGCCGTCGTTGGAGGCCGATCCCGACATGATGGAGCTCTATCGCCGGACCTACCTGCCGTACGAGATTCTCCATTGGGGCGGGGAACTCCGCGACATGTTCCCGGCGACCTGCCTGGCTTTGGAGGAGGCGGGCGTGCCCTTGGGCTCGTTCGTCGCCTTCTGGTTCCGCGAGCCGCGCCCTTGCGGGGAGCCTTATGACTTCTTCTTGCGGAAGCTCGACCGGTTCACGGCTTTTGTCCGAGAAGTCCTGCCGCAGGCAGCTCCGCTCGTGCAGCAGGAAGCGGATGGTCTGCGGAGCGGCTATCGAGCCGCCTGTGAGCGTGTGAGCGCGTAG
- a CDS encoding ATP-binding cassette domain-containing protein: MTFAYPDSPPAFRNLNLEVMPGEKVALFSETSIGKTTLALVLAGLYQPTSGVIRYNDVDLRDLDTESLNACRGLVLDSRLSLFEGTLEQNISMGRSSVTYEDIRWALQFAEFEEEAAALPLGLQTPIKARGKAFTTSQILRIFVARAIVARPQLLIFDGTLHSMAQAVRETILRRLCSKEEPWSVIFVSNDPFLTTHVDRRLVVS; this comes from the coding sequence GTGACCTTCGCCTACCCGGACTCCCCGCCCGCCTTCCGGAACCTGAACCTGGAAGTGATGCCGGGAGAGAAGGTCGCTCTGTTCTCCGAAACCAGCATCGGCAAGACGACCCTGGCGCTGGTGCTGGCCGGGTTGTACCAGCCGACATCGGGCGTCATCCGCTACAACGACGTGGATCTCCGGGACCTGGACACGGAGTCGCTCAACGCTTGTCGCGGGCTCGTCCTGGATTCGCGTCTGTCGCTGTTCGAGGGCACGCTGGAGCAGAACATCTCGATGGGCCGCTCCTCCGTCACCTACGAAGACATCCGGTGGGCGCTGCAGTTCGCCGAATTCGAGGAGGAGGCCGCGGCGCTCCCGCTCGGGCTGCAGACCCCGATCAAGGCCAGGGGGAAGGCCTTCACCACGAGCCAGATCCTGCGGATCTTCGTGGCACGCGCCATCGTCGCCCGCCCGCAACTGTTGATCTTCGACGGCACGCTCCACAGCATGGCTCAGGCCGTGCGGGAGACCATCCTGCGGCGGCTCTGCTCCAAGGAAGAGCCCTGGTCGGTAATCTTCGTCTCGAACGATCCGTTTCTGACCACCCACGTGGATCGGCGGCTGGTCGTGAGCTGA
- the purE gene encoding 5-(carboxyamino)imidazole ribonucleotide mutase, translating to MAGRSGKRVPQEPADGEGPEGAPLVGVLGGSKSDFPILERAVAMLAELGVPSELLVVSAHRTPDRLFAYAEQAAERGIEVIIAGAGGSAHLPGMLAAKTHLPVIGVPIPTEHLGGLDSLLSIVQMPRGIPVATVAIGGAENAGLLAAQILAGRYSAIRDRLTEFRAEQSRAVIASSAGWNPPVPVSPKKKKKRK from the coding sequence ATGGCTGGTCGGTCCGGAAAACGGGTGCCGCAGGAACCTGCGGACGGAGAGGGGCCGGAGGGCGCCCCCTTGGTGGGTGTCCTGGGAGGAAGCAAGAGCGATTTTCCGATCCTGGAACGGGCGGTGGCGATGCTGGCCGAACTCGGCGTGCCGAGCGAGCTGCTGGTGGTCTCGGCCCACCGGACGCCTGACCGACTCTTCGCCTACGCCGAGCAGGCCGCCGAGCGCGGCATCGAAGTTATCATCGCCGGGGCCGGCGGCTCGGCGCACCTGCCGGGCATGCTGGCGGCGAAGACCCATCTGCCGGTGATCGGGGTTCCGATCCCGACCGAGCACCTGGGAGGCCTCGATTCCCTCCTGTCCATCGTGCAGATGCCGCGCGGGATTCCGGTGGCCACCGTGGCGATCGGCGGAGCCGAGAACGCCGGGTTGCTGGCCGCCCAGATTCTGGCCGGACGCTATTCAGCCATCCGGGATCGGCTCACGGAGTTCCGCGCAGAGCAGAGCCGAGCGGTGATCGCCTCTTCCGCCGGATGGAACCCACCCGTCCCCGTCTCTCCGAAAAAGAAAAAGAAGCGGAAGTAG
- a CDS encoding type II toxin-antitoxin system VapC family toxin, giving the protein MSKVILGTDVLIDLLRGRSGMRAFLDQLTEDAVPCCSVTSVAEIMAGMRPEESGTTANLLDGLVICDVTRPIAELAGRFKGRAKGRRLGLADCLIAATAVMEGASVATGNVRDYPMPEVTVLAAPR; this is encoded by the coding sequence ATGAGCAAGGTGATTCTGGGTACGGATGTCCTGATTGACCTTCTCCGAGGTCGGAGCGGCATGAGAGCGTTCCTTGACCAGCTCACGGAGGATGCCGTTCCGTGTTGCTCCGTCACTTCTGTCGCCGAAATCATGGCCGGGATGCGTCCTGAGGAGAGCGGGACGACCGCCAATCTCCTGGACGGCCTTGTGATCTGCGATGTCACGAGGCCGATTGCCGAATTGGCCGGTCGGTTCAAGGGGAGGGCGAAGGGGCGGCGGCTTGGGTTAGCGGACTGTTTGATTGCCGCGACGGCCGTGATGGAAGGAGCGTCCGTGGCCACGGGCAACGTGAGGGACTATCCCATGCCGGAGGTCACGGTGCTTGCAGCGCCGCGGTAA
- a CDS encoding TolC family protein — protein sequence MPISRLAASAALCSLLLLGTVFTAAAEPDKPRALPPIPLTLDEVLARVDRTHPLLKGAGAEKIVARGKMLKALGAFEPALVNDSEIERFISSIDPNQSTKTVGFNDTFLDMKHPSGVRAIAGYRRAIGVAKIPDLSFDKNQQVLLGASVPLLRGLLVNPENAELQRSELADPKADVQIAQMRQDLFLAAAGQYWDWVAAWRLVDVQRRALKVAEERAKQVEQRAKAGAAAPLDAVEANQEVQRRRETLIAATRAVEQEQYKLSMFLWEKDSPTVPPGERAPDFPKQLPLPTAEIVQADKVNAKTARPEIREVAIEAQLNNIDLELAKNNLLPSLDAEAAPARNPEKFVLGLGYKFGMELRVPFLQRRGKGEVLEAQGKADRFVLLQKFREQQVVVDVDNAISAIERAKERIAASFQSLQLAKTLEEGERFRFSLGATSVLFVNLRERNAVDSENQWIRAQADYQKAQAFYQWAIGTWAKSPASAVPVSYAPVR from the coding sequence ATGCCGATCTCTCGTCTGGCCGCAAGCGCGGCCCTTTGTTCCCTCCTTCTCCTGGGAACCGTCTTCACGGCGGCGGCGGAACCGGACAAGCCCAGAGCTCTGCCGCCCATTCCGTTGACGCTTGACGAAGTTCTGGCCCGGGTGGACCGGACCCACCCGCTTCTGAAAGGGGCCGGAGCCGAGAAGATCGTCGCCCGCGGGAAGATGCTCAAGGCCCTGGGCGCGTTCGAGCCCGCCCTGGTGAACGACTCGGAGATCGAGCGGTTCATCTCCTCCATTGATCCCAACCAGAGCACCAAGACGGTCGGCTTCAACGACACGTTCCTGGACATGAAGCATCCCTCCGGAGTCAGGGCGATCGCCGGGTACCGGAGGGCGATCGGCGTCGCGAAGATTCCCGACCTGAGCTTCGACAAGAACCAGCAAGTCCTGCTCGGGGCCTCTGTCCCCCTCCTCAGGGGATTGCTGGTCAACCCGGAGAACGCCGAGCTGCAGCGGTCTGAACTGGCCGACCCCAAGGCCGACGTCCAGATCGCCCAGATGCGGCAGGACCTGTTCTTGGCCGCGGCCGGCCAGTACTGGGACTGGGTGGCCGCCTGGAGGCTCGTGGACGTGCAGCGGCGGGCGCTGAAGGTGGCCGAAGAGCGGGCCAAGCAGGTCGAGCAGCGCGCCAAGGCCGGCGCGGCGGCCCCGCTGGACGCCGTGGAGGCCAACCAGGAGGTCCAGCGTCGGAGGGAGACCCTGATCGCCGCCACCAGAGCCGTCGAGCAGGAGCAGTACAAGCTCTCCATGTTCCTGTGGGAGAAGGATTCGCCGACCGTGCCGCCGGGGGAGCGGGCCCCCGACTTTCCGAAACAGCTCCCCCTGCCGACGGCCGAGATCGTCCAGGCCGACAAGGTGAACGCCAAGACCGCCAGGCCGGAGATCCGCGAGGTGGCCATCGAAGCGCAGCTCAACAACATTGATCTGGAACTGGCCAAGAACAACCTGCTGCCGAGCCTGGATGCGGAAGCGGCGCCGGCGCGCAACCCGGAGAAGTTCGTCCTGGGCCTGGGCTACAAGTTCGGGATGGAGCTCCGCGTGCCGTTCCTGCAGCGGCGCGGAAAGGGCGAGGTGTTGGAGGCGCAGGGGAAAGCCGATCGGTTCGTGCTGCTCCAGAAGTTCCGCGAGCAGCAGGTGGTCGTGGACGTGGACAATGCGATCTCCGCCATCGAGCGGGCCAAGGAGCGGATCGCCGCGTCGTTCCAGTCCCTGCAACTGGCCAAGACGCTGGAGGAGGGCGAGCGGTTCCGGTTCAGCCTGGGCGCCACCAGCGTCCTGTTCGTCAACCTGCGCGAGCGGAACGCCGTGGACTCCGAGAACCAATGGATCCGCGCACAGGCGGATTATCAGAAGGCCCAGGCCTTTTACCAGTGGGCCATCGGCACTTGGGCCAAGAGCCCGGCCTCGGCCGTGCCCGTGAGCTATGCGCCTGTCCGTTAG